TTTTCCTTCGTTCAATAAATCTTCAAGTTCTTGATATTGTTGCAGTTGATCTAGTATATGTCCTGCTTCAGCACTCTCTTCATAACCAGCAGAAACGGCTTTAGTTAATAGACGTTGAGCTTCTACAAATTCCTCTGCTGTTATTTTATCTTTTGCTTGTTGTAATGCATCCTCATAGACCTTTTGCTCTTCACTTGTGCAAGCAACTAATAATGATACTATGAGTACTATAATTAACAATAAAATTCTCCTCACTATGTTTCCTCCTAATAGATGAATAATTTCCTTTATCTTAAACCCTTCGAAATTGGTTTGGGTTAGCTGACTCTTAGCTAGATTGTATCGTTGTGGTCTTTTCCAAAAATGAAGCTCTTGCTCATGTACTTAAGAAGTTAATTTTAAAACAGACCTCCACTTCTATGAGTAGAAAAGGAGGTCTTTTCTTATGCAGTCAACGAATGGTCTTATACAAATAAGTTCTTATTACAAAACTACCAAAAGATATGATTATGAAAGTCTAAGTGAGATGCGTTGGTTGTTTTTATTAATTACCAATCCTCACCATACTCTCCACCATAATACATACCAACCCTAGAAATAGTATTTTTTCTCTGATACTCACTTATTGTTCCAAGATAAATTGAATCATCTTCTATCCCCACAAATGCATCATCTGGAATTTCAGTTTCTGCTAAAAGATTTAACTCATTATCGATTAAATTTATACTTGAATTAGTGATAATATAAAAAGAACCATTCTTTCTATGTTCCACTTTATTAATAACAGTAGAACTATATGGTCCCACTCTTACTGTCTTATCGTTTGCACCATCATATAAAGGCTCCCCAGAAACAATATCAATTTGTCCAATTTCTCCGCCCTTAAATTCATAGTAGTATTTACCATTCTCGAAATCTATAAATACAATATTATTAGCAATATTATAGTTATCTACTAATGTTTGATAATCACTTGGTATTTGTTGTTCGTCCTTGTACATAGGAGTAATCTTACATCCACACAGCCACTACCGCCTGGGTTTTCAACTAAAACTTTACCTAAAGTTGATTCAACAATAGTAACTTCGGTTTCTTCGTCAACTTTAAAATGATTCACTAAGACAGGACCAACATAATCAGCCTCATGGGATTGATGCTGAACTATAATGTCCTTTACTGTTTCTCCAGAATCCAACACATCCACATGTTCTATGTGACGAATAACCTTCTCCTCATCCAATGTAAATTTATATTTTAAATGGTTCAGACCATAATCATCTCCAATAATTTCTGAGATTGGTGAAAAATTTGCCATAACGCTACTTGTTTCACCTGTCAAAGTATCATATGTTGTTTGTATAACAAAAGAATGAATTTGTTCTTCAGTTAGGTATGCAGAACCACCATCTTCAAGGTAGTATTCCTTTCCACCAATCGCATCTACGTCATAAAGAGTGCCGGTACTTTCATATACATTCCCCTCATTATCAATCATCGGTCCATAGTCTCCACCCATTGTGTGAAAATCAAAGTTTGACTCGTCTATTTCCATTTCTGTTGTTTCTTCCTCAGTAATCTCTTCTTTGATAATCTCTTCTTCAGCTGTCGCACTTTTGTCTTTTGTTGGTTCTTTAGCAGTTCCAGATGTTTCATGTTGTGAACCGCAAGCAACCAAAAAAGAGCTTAAGATAATAAATGTGAAAATTGTTAAAAATATCTTTCTCACTAGTTGTTCCTCCAGTAGATGATTTTTAGTCATAAAGACCTACTCAATTATAACAGAAAAACTTTGCATATTCTTATATTTTACATAATAACCAAATATGTGCTATTAGAAGAATGATATGTATGAAATTGTTTATAAAAGAAAATATTAGTGAGGAATTTTGAAAAGAGAGTTTGAAAATTACAAGGTAGTACAATACATGTAGGGAAGATTGACTTTTCATTTATACTGGTATTTCAAATAGCATTCTCACCAGACGCCTAACATCTTAGCGATTTCGTAATCCTAACAAATGAACCCCTGCCATTCTTGGCACTTATCAATATTCACCACTTTTCTTATAGCTATTGCTTTCGATAAAGTATTTAATGTCCTCCAACTATTTAGCGATATCTGCATTAAGTACATTCCAGATATAACTTTCAATTTTTCTAGATTCTCTAGTTATTCTAACTCATACAATAAAACATATAGTTTGTAAACCGTTCATGTGATTTTGAGAATGCATTTCTTTTCTGTGGTGGTTTTATTACGACCTTTCCTAACGGTTTCGATTTACTTTCTCCGACATAGGTTTCTGGTCTCTGAGAGGGAGCAGTTTGATTGATTTTGCTAGATTCAGAAGTAAACTTTATCTTATTACGTACTTTCTTTTGTTTAAGATCATTTTCAACTTCCTCACTAGAAACATTAATTAAGCTAGTATTACTATTCTGGTTCTCTTTCATTCTTTCTAAGGTAACTTTCAACCCTTCTCTTCCAACTGGCATTTTCATTTCCTCCATTTTATCTACGTATTTACAAACGTATGTGTATACATTTATGTATTTGTTTTTAAAAATGGAGAAGTAAACTATTTAAGATGTTTAAACTGCCGACAGTACTATAATTATGACGTGAGTTTTTCAATCAAGAAACATATCACATCTATTGGTATTGCTGGATTTTACAATACCATACTTTACCTTAGATAGTTTTGACGTGAGAATAAGGATATTAATGTCGTGAGTTACTCTAATGATTCAACAACAGCTTCAAGGTAATTAATGTACTTCTGAACCATCTCCCGTTGAAATGGACTAGGGATACTGTAAATGGCTCTTTCTACCTCTGATTCATCGATCTCAATCTCTGATTCTACAACTTCCCCAAGAAGCTGTTCAATCAACTCTGCTTCCGTTAGCATTTCATTTTCATAGTAACCTCTTGTACTATCAAATTCTCTAAAGAATACCTTTCCATTAATCGTTATCTTGTGATATATTGGCATGATTAATTCTCCTTCACCATTAATTGTATTAAAGCCGTTTCTCCATCTCTTATCACTATCTTTAGCAACCACTCTTTGCTTTCTGAATCTTTAGCAATCGCTCCAATCCATTCTATTCCTTCATGATCTTCAAAGACCATCGTTTCAAACATTAGCACTTTTGGTAATCCGTCTCTCATTTCATTCGGTATTAGAGATTCATCGATTTCATCTAGGTAGAGTTCATTTGATTCAAAGCTAATTTCCTCTAATTCACCTTCAACCTCAAATTCATCCTTAAATATATTTACAAACCACTCATGCTCCTTCACCTTCTCTTCCTCCTTTCAAACGTATCCTTTTTCTTTTATTGACACGTACTCATCATCACCAAGGATAATGTGATCAAGTAGTTCTATTCCAACGATCTTCCCTGCTTCAGCTAATCTTTTGGTAACATCTAAGTCTTCTCTTGAAGGAGAACTGTTTCCACTAGGATGATTATGACCTACCATTATTGAAGCAGCATTGGAAAGGATCGCAGACTTCATGACCTCTCTTGGATGAACGATACTAGCATTAAGACTTCCAACATGACAAATGTTGATTGAAACAGGTTGATTTTTAGTATCTAGTGAAATGACGATGAATGCCTCACGATCTAAATCACCTAAGAAATGTTTCATCAGCTTATATCCATCCTCTGGTGATCTGATACTCCTTTCCTTGTAAAGAATGCTTGTTTCCTTTACTAGTTTTAGACTGACAATGTTTACTCGTTTAGCTGGTTGATTCTTCATTTTAGTTCCTCCTTAAAATAGAAAAAGCCCTAACTCCTTAATGGAATTAGGGCTTAAAATATCTTATACAAAAAAATAATATATGCTTATCATTCTATTAGATTCGGTTTCTAATAAAGAAAAGCCATGTAAGAATATTCTCACATGGCTTTTAGTAGATCTTAACGATCATATAGTCTTTCAAAAATTATATGACTATTATTCAGCACTCCAAGTTGCAGTAACAGTTTGACCTACTTTACCTTTGTTTCCAGTTAATGAACCACCAGCTATTGCAGTATCTAAACCATCAAAATCAGAATCTGTTGTAATAGTTACTACATCAGATGCAGAAGATAATAATGATCCTGCAGGTAGTGTAATAGTAGTTACACCAGCAGCAGTAGTAGAAGCATCACCTGTAGCTAAAGTAACAGCAGTTCCGTTAACTTTCACTACAAAATCAAGTCCAGTTACACTGCTATGGTTAGAGAAGCCTTCAGTAAATGTCACTAGAATAGTGTCATTTGCAGTAACTTCAGCTTTTGCCATTGCAGGAGCTGTATTTTCAACAAGTGCTACATCTTGAGTAGAATCTTTAACTGCGTGACCATCAGCATCTAAAATATTCTTAGTTGCTAAAGTGTATTCTCCATTAACACCAATAGCATCAGCTTTAAGAGTTAATTTAACAGTGTCTTTAGAAGTAGAAGTAAATACCGCTCTTTCGAATGCAGC
This Metabacillus endolithicus DNA region includes the following protein-coding sequences:
- the radC gene encoding RadC family protein, whose translation is MKNQPAKRVNIVSLKLVKETSILYKERSIRSPEDGYKLMKHFLGDLDREAFIVISLDTKNQPVSINICHVGSLNASIVHPREVMKSAILSNAASIMVGHNHPSGNSSPSREDLDVTKRLAEAGKIVGIELLDHIILGDDEYVSIKEKGYV